The proteins below come from a single Mercenaria mercenaria strain notata chromosome 3, MADL_Memer_1, whole genome shotgun sequence genomic window:
- the LOC123564212 gene encoding NF-kappa-B inhibitor alpha-like — MELVNTFDSLHIGNDADKDGDTILHVAIICYMNDNALTLIDKSWLNIQNYLLQTPLHLAVLTGQIDIVRALLSKGAIATLRDHKGNTPLHIACEKGDRYSVDALVRSISDISQIRNCEGLTCVHVASMRREFFILGLLFRRGADVNIGDGKSGRTALHYAVEKNDIEMVRFLLTHPDIEVDRETYKGESALYMAFWRNNLGIVKELIEKGAYFDYGYFEGGV; from the coding sequence atggaacTAGTTAATACGTTCGATAGTTTACATATCGGAAATGATGCGGATAAGGACGGAGATACGATTCTTCATGTGGCAATAATATGCTATATGAACGACAATGCTCTGACACTCATCGATAAAAGCTGGTTGAATATTCAGAACTATCTTCTTCAGACTCCGTTGCATCTCGCTGTATTAACTGGTCAGATCGATATAGTTCGAGCTTTGCTGAGCAAAGGAGCTATTGCGACTCTTCGCGACCACAAGGGAAATACGCCTTTACATATCGCGTGTGAGAAAGGCGACAGGTATTCCGTAGACGCTCTTGTTCGATCTATCAGTGACATTTCGCAAATTCGAAATTGCGAAGGGTTAACGTGCGTTCACGTGGCGTCCATGCGAAGAGAATTCTTCATTTTAGGTCTTTTGTTTCGCAGAGGCGCCGACGTCAACATTGGCGACGGTAAAAGCGGAAGAACGGCGTTACATTACGCCGTCGAGAAGAACGATATAGAAATGGTTCGTTTCTTGCTGACGCATCCGGATATCGAAGTAGATCGCGAGACGTACAAAGGCGAATCTGCGCTGTATATGGCATTCTGGAGAAATAATCTGGGGATCGTGAAGGAGTTAATAGAGAAAGGAGCGTATTTCGATTACGGATATTTCGAGGGAGgtgtgtaa